Proteins from one Telopea speciosissima isolate NSW1024214 ecotype Mountain lineage chromosome 1, Tspe_v1, whole genome shotgun sequence genomic window:
- the LOC122658312 gene encoding cytochrome P450 78A9-like produces the protein MKTEIDGLWVFAIAAKCRAFSYDNYVSSLCILVLVWLGMVFLYWAYPGGPAWGRYGWKRGPGQKPKPIPGPRGLPVLGSMNLMANLAHRRLASTAERYGAKRLMAFSLCETRVIVTCNPDVAKEILNSSVFADRPVKESAYSLMFNRAIGFAPYGVYWRTLRRIAATHLFCPKQISSSKAQRFQIASQMVSMFHSSTDEIRVRDALKRASLSNIMCSVFGWQYELNSSNNETDELRGLVEEGYELLGKLNWSDHLPWLYWFDPQHIRLRCSKLVPKVNKFVNKIIAEHRAQAPTGHKEKIATDFVDVLLSLQGPDKLSEPDMIAVLWEMIFRGADTVAVLIEWILARMALHPEIQLKVHEELDRVVGKSRPVTEEDIQSMVYLSAVVKEVLRLHPPGPLLSWARLAITDTTVDDRHVPAGTTAMVNMWAISRDPNVWADPLDFKPERFVTKDGEVELSVLGSDMRLAPFGSGRRVCPGKVLGLTTVIFWVASLLHEFKWVASGQNPVDLSEVLRLSCEMAIPLTVKLRPRCG, from the exons ATGAAAACAGAGATAGATGGGCTGTGGGTTTTCGCCATCGCTGCGAAATGCAGAGCGTTTTCGTATGATAACTATGTCTCATCTTTGTGTATCTTGGTTTTAGTTTGGCTAGGGATGGTCTTCCTCTACTGGGCTTACCCAGGAGGGCCAGCTTGGGGAAGGTATGGATGGAAAAGAGGGCCAGGGCAGAAGCCAAAGCCCATACCGGGGCCAAGGGGTCTCCCTGTTTTAGGAAGCATGAACCTTATGGCCAATCTAGCTCACCGACGGTTGGCTTCCACTGCGGAACGCTACGGAGCTAAGCGGCTCATGGCTTTCAGCCTCTGTGAGACGCGTGTCATCGTGACTTGTAACCCAGATGTAGCCAAGGAGATCCTCAATAGCTCTGTCTTCGCAGATCGCCCAGTGAAAGAATCTGCTTACAGCCTCATGTTCAACAGAGCAATTGGGTTTGCTCCTTACGGTGTTTACTGGCGCACCCTTCGCAGAATTGCAGCAACTCATCTCTTTTGTCCCAAACAGATCAGCAGCTCCAAAGCCCAGAGGTTCCAAATCGCCTCTCAGATGGTGTCCATGTTCCACAGTTCTACGGATGAAATTCGTGTCCGAGACGCTCTGAAGCGGGCTTCTCTTAGTAACATCATGTGCTCTGTTTTTGGATGGCAATACGAACTCAATTCCTCAAACAACGAAACTGATGAACTGAGAGGGTTGGTTGAAGAAGGGTACGAACTGCTAGGTAAGCTCAACTGGTCCGACCATCTGCCTTGGCTGTATTGGttcgaccctcaacatatcCGACTCAGATGCTCAAAACTTGTTCCCAAAGTAAACAAGTTCGTGAACAAGATCATCGCCGAGCATAGAGCTCAAGCTCCAACTGGCCACAAAGAGAAAATTGCCACAGACTTCGTCGACGTTTTACTTTCGCTTCAAGGACCTGATAAGTTATCGGAACCCGACATGATTGCCGTCCTCTGG GAGATGATATTTAGGGGAGCAGATACGGTGGCAGTTCTGATAGAGTGGATACTAGCAAGGATGGCACTCCATCCTGAAATCCAATTAAAAGTCCACGAAGAGCTCGACAGAGTAGTAGGGAAATCACGACCGGTGACGGAAGAGGATATTCAGTCTATGGTGTACCTGTCGGCGGTAGTGAAGGAAGTTCTCAGGCTACACCCACCAGGTCCACTCCTCTCATGGGCCCGGTTAGCAATCACGGATACGACCGTCGATGATCGACACGTGCCAGCCGGGACAACCGCCATGGTTAACATGTGGGCCATCAGCCGAGACCCAAACGTGTGGGCGGACCCGCTGGACTTTAAGCCCGAAAGGTTCGTAACCAAGGACGGTGAGGTGGAGCTCTCGGTATTAGGTTCAGACATGAGACTAGCTCCTTTCGGGTCGGGCAGGCGAGTCTGTCCGGGAAAAGTTCTGGGGTTGACCACAGTAATCTTTTGGGTGGCGTCGCTGTTACACGAGTTCAAGTGGGTGGCGTCAGGTCAGAATCCGGTTGACCTATCGGAAGTGCTTAGGCTGTCATGTGAGATGGCCATTCCTCTCACCGTTAAACTGCGGCCTCGGTGTGGTTAA